A genome region from Methanobacterium subterraneum includes the following:
- a CDS encoding ABC transporter permease yields the protein MKFISIAQKDFKELIRDRRGLAMILLFPMFFMLVFGFAFGGMGQNNQPNMIAVVNYDTGATLPGTGEQVNFGNNLTKVLEDSTYPDSDVNLFNVTKTTETDADKKIKTRDVDAELIIPPNFSQSVVALITSTIQQQTTINPPSNVTSTLIIRGDTSYIGFGVSQGILTGVLGQYQDKLMSEIRNAFTGSPGVEADTYLQTRVESIPGTGSFTTFDFMAPGMIVFAILLLTTTVAAALTREVEKGTLSRLKLSKMTSFDLLFGGLIPWSLIAAAQVIILLTVAVLIGFHWQGGLYTLLLAILVGIIGGVASISLGMIIAAFARNDRQAANLGTLISVPTSFLVGAFFPLPQVVIANFWGQPFQVYDLLPWTHILNALRSTLTFGGGWDTIAYQVGWAVLLTIILFIIGVGLFSKNRLRAEN from the coding sequence ATGAAGTTTATAAGCATAGCCCAAAAGGATTTTAAAGAATTGATACGTGACCGCAGGGGCCTGGCAATGATCCTGCTTTTTCCAATGTTCTTCATGCTGGTCTTTGGATTTGCATTTGGGGGGATGGGCCAGAATAACCAACCTAACATGATCGCCGTGGTTAACTACGACACCGGGGCCACCCTGCCTGGTACCGGGGAACAGGTGAACTTCGGGAACAATCTAACCAAAGTTCTGGAAGACTCCACTTATCCTGACAGTGATGTGAATCTGTTTAACGTCACCAAAACCACTGAAACTGATGCCGATAAAAAAATCAAAACAAGGGATGTGGATGCCGAGCTAATCATACCTCCCAACTTCTCCCAATCAGTGGTGGCACTAATCACCAGCACCATACAGCAGCAGACAACCATTAATCCTCCTTCCAATGTTACATCCACCCTAATTATCAGGGGAGACACTAGCTACATTGGATTTGGGGTGAGTCAGGGAATATTAACCGGTGTACTGGGACAATACCAGGATAAACTCATGAGTGAAATAAGGAATGCATTTACTGGATCTCCGGGAGTTGAAGCGGACACCTACCTGCAGACTAGGGTGGAATCCATTCCCGGAACCGGTTCCTTCACCACCTTCGACTTTATGGCCCCTGGAATGATTGTATTTGCCATACTCCTTTTAACCACCACTGTGGCCGCTGCCTTAACTCGTGAAGTGGAAAAAGGAACCCTATCCAGACTTAAACTCTCTAAAATGACATCATTCGACCTTTTATTCGGTGGACTCATACCTTGGTCACTTATTGCCGCTGCACAGGTTATAATCCTTCTAACAGTGGCGGTTTTAATCGGATTCCATTGGCAGGGGGGTTTATACACTCTTTTACTGGCTATTTTAGTGGGGATAATTGGAGGAGTGGCTTCCATATCTCTGGGAATGATAATAGCTGCCTTTGCCCGTAACGACAGGCAGGCGGCCAACCTGGGGACCCTTATAAGTGTTCCCACCAGTTTCCTGGTTGGGGCATTCTTCCCTTTACCTCAAGTGGTGATCGCCAACTTCTGGGGACAACCATTCCAGGTATACGACCTACTTCCCTGGACACACATCCTGAACGCCCTCAGATCCACCCTAACCTTCGGTGGGGGATGGGATACCATAGCCTATCAAGTGGGATGGGCAGTTCTGTTAACCATAATTCTATTCATCATTGGGGTGGGATTGTTTTCCAAAAATAGATTAAGAGCAGAAAACTAA
- a CDS encoding ABC transporter ATP-binding protein produces the protein MAGNIIIEAREVTRDFGDFRAVDNLNLKIKKGEVFGFLGPNGAGKTTSINMMVGLLRPSSGQIFIDGKGVEKIEKCTIGICPQELVLWDFLTCKESLMLMGDMCQVPRNELKVRVQKLLDDLFLQDKANTLVAQLSGGMKRRLNLAMAVVHQPDIVVLDEPSEGLDPQSRRVLWHYIRSLRDDEGKTVILTTHLMDEADRLSDRIAIIDHGKLLRLDTPSNLKKEIGEGDVVEMKLSNPASNQEVINILADMPDVQAVVEIDDGLNVRALDAVGKLPQIIDLVETTGVHVSDLSIRQNTLEDVFIDLTGTGLRE, from the coding sequence ATGGCTGGCAACATTATTATAGAGGCCCGTGAAGTCACCCGGGATTTTGGTGATTTCAGGGCGGTAGATAACCTGAATTTAAAAATAAAAAAAGGTGAGGTTTTTGGTTTTTTAGGGCCCAATGGGGCTGGTAAAACCACTTCCATAAATATGATGGTGGGATTGTTACGTCCTAGTAGTGGACAGATATTCATTGATGGAAAGGGTGTGGAAAAAATCGAAAAATGCACCATAGGTATCTGCCCCCAGGAACTGGTTTTATGGGACTTTTTAACCTGTAAGGAAAGCCTCATGCTCATGGGAGACATGTGCCAGGTTCCCAGGAATGAATTAAAGGTACGAGTACAGAAACTCTTGGATGATCTTTTCCTGCAGGACAAGGCTAACACCCTTGTTGCTCAGCTATCCGGAGGAATGAAACGTCGTTTGAACCTGGCCATGGCTGTAGTGCACCAGCCAGATATTGTAGTGCTGGATGAACCCTCTGAAGGTCTTGACCCCCAGTCCCGCCGGGTGTTATGGCATTACATACGCAGCCTGCGGGATGATGAGGGCAAAACCGTTATTTTAACTACCCACTTAATGGATGAAGCCGACCGATTATCGGACCGTATCGCCATCATTGACCATGGTAAACTCCTCCGCCTGGACACACCTTCCAACCTTAAAAAGGAGATAGGTGAAGGTGATGTGGTGGAAATGAAGCTCTCCAACCCGGCCTCAAATCAGGAAGTTATCAATATCCTGGCGGATATGCCTGATGTACAGGCTGTGGTAGAAATAGATGATGGATTGAATGTCCGTGCCCTGGATGCTGTGGGCAAACTCCCACAGATAATAGACCTGGTGGAAACCACTGGTGTGCATGTTTCTGACCTTTCTATTCGTCAGAATACTCTGGAGGATGTATTTATAGATCTGACTGGCACAGGGCTGAGGGAGTAG
- a CDS encoding DUF1847 domain-containing protein, protein MKCASCTKKDCFNGKDCLENREEIKELYREGESDLLKASSAIEARYYMEKTRIEEVILFSKEMNYKKIGMAFCVGLEQEAHQIQKIFKKHFKVYSVCCKVCGIDKADFKLEQIDKKSYESMCNPLGQASILNEKNTDLNIIIGLCIGHDILFTRHSEAPVTTLVVKDRVLTHNPLGAVYSKYYQNKLNK, encoded by the coding sequence TTGAAATGTGCTTCTTGCACTAAGAAAGATTGTTTTAACGGCAAGGACTGCCTGGAAAATAGAGAAGAAATCAAAGAACTTTACAGGGAGGGGGAAAGTGATTTACTCAAAGCATCATCTGCTATCGAAGCTAGATACTACATGGAGAAAACCCGTATTGAAGAGGTTATTCTCTTTTCAAAGGAGATGAATTATAAAAAGATTGGAATGGCATTCTGTGTGGGTTTAGAACAGGAAGCCCACCAGATACAGAAAATATTCAAAAAACATTTTAAGGTCTACTCAGTTTGCTGTAAGGTATGTGGTATTGATAAGGCAGATTTCAAACTGGAACAGATTGATAAAAAAAGTTATGAATCCATGTGCAACCCCTTAGGGCAGGCATCAATTCTCAATGAAAAAAACACAGACCTTAACATCATAATTGGACTGTGTATTGGTCATGACATACTGTTCACCAGACATTCAGAGGCTCCAGTAACTACTCTGGTTGTAAAGGACAGAGTCCTTACCCACAACCCATTAGGAGCAGTTTATTCAAAATACTATCAAAATAAACTTAATAAGTGA
- a CDS encoding DNA adenine methylase gives MATNSFKKDFDIARPYLKWAGGKTQLLLELEKRLPLFILESGVIERYVEPFVGGGAMFFYLKNHYQVTESILLDVNPELIMAYRVIQSDVDKLITLLKNMETEHLSKGEEVRKENFYSIREEYNQKMQDMDYQNYGDEWIQRTALLIFLNKTCFNGLFRINSKGEFNVPFGRYRNPTICDEGNLQAVHHALEKTEILCRDFTHARHFIERNTLVYMDPPYRPLNSTSHFTSYSRERFNDQDQEKLAHFYREMDSKGAYLILSNSDPKNHDLKDNFFDELYSGYEIDRVPAKRNINSNTSSRGEIKELIIRNFHD, from the coding sequence ATGGCTACAAATTCATTTAAAAAGGACTTTGATATTGCCAGACCATACCTGAAGTGGGCGGGGGGCAAAACTCAGCTTCTTTTAGAACTTGAAAAGAGATTACCTCTATTTATACTGGAAAGTGGGGTTATTGAAAGGTATGTGGAGCCCTTTGTTGGAGGGGGGGCCATGTTTTTCTACCTGAAAAACCATTACCAGGTCACAGAATCCATTCTCCTGGATGTCAATCCGGAATTAATCATGGCTTATAGGGTGATTCAAAGTGACGTGGATAAACTCATCACCCTCCTGAAGAATATGGAAACAGAACACCTCAGTAAGGGCGAAGAGGTGAGGAAAGAGAATTTTTACAGTATACGGGAGGAATACAACCAAAAGATGCAGGATATGGATTATCAGAATTATGGTGATGAATGGATCCAGAGAACTGCTCTCTTGATATTTCTGAATAAGACTTGCTTCAATGGACTGTTTCGTATCAATAGCAAGGGTGAGTTCAACGTGCCTTTTGGCAGGTACCGGAATCCTACCATTTGTGATGAAGGAAACTTGCAGGCAGTGCATCATGCCCTTGAAAAAACTGAGATTCTGTGCAGGGACTTCACCCATGCCCGACACTTCATTGAAAGAAACACCTTAGTGTACATGGACCCACCCTATAGGCCCTTAAACAGCACTTCTCATTTCACCAGTTACTCCCGGGAGCGCTTCAATGACCAGGATCAGGAAAAACTGGCACATTTTTATAGGGAAATGGATTCAAAAGGAGCATACCTAATTCTAAGTAATAGTGACCCTAAAAATCATGATTTGAAAGATAATTTCTTTGATGAACTCTATAGTGGGTATGAAATCGATCGGGTGCCTGCTAAACGTAACATTAACTCTAACACGTCCAGCCGGGGGGAGATAAAAGAGTTAATCATCAGGAATTTCCATGATTAA
- the dph5 gene encoding diphthine synthase — MLYLVGLGLYDEKDISLNGLEAIKSADVVYAEFYTARLFGGDLKSLESLAGVTINILRREEVEEDNLPIKQAENNDVAFLTAGDPLMATTHSDILMEARRNGIKTRVIHASSILSAAPGIAGLQAYKFGKVTTIPRPEQNYFPHSPYHVIGENKKMGLHTLVLLDIQAHRDYYMTANEGLEYLLRVEEERREEIIEEDTLAVVIARAGSPEPLVRADRVDKLTEEDFGGPLHCIMIPGDLHFLEAEGLVVLGNAPEFILEED; from the coding sequence ATGCTCTACCTGGTTGGACTGGGACTTTACGATGAAAAAGACATATCACTAAATGGTCTGGAGGCCATTAAATCCGCTGATGTTGTTTACGCAGAATTCTACACTGCCCGTCTATTTGGGGGTGATCTGAAATCACTGGAAAGCCTGGCCGGAGTAACCATAAACATACTCCGCCGGGAAGAAGTTGAAGAAGATAATTTACCCATTAAACAGGCAGAGAATAATGATGTGGCATTCCTAACAGCAGGTGACCCGTTAATGGCAACCACCCATTCTGACATCCTGATGGAAGCCCGCAGGAATGGTATAAAAACCAGGGTTATACATGCATCATCCATACTCTCAGCAGCTCCAGGTATTGCTGGCCTGCAGGCCTACAAATTTGGGAAAGTCACCACCATCCCCCGGCCGGAACAAAACTACTTCCCCCACTCACCCTACCATGTTATTGGGGAGAATAAGAAAATGGGATTGCACACCCTGGTTTTGCTGGATATCCAGGCCCACCGGGATTACTACATGACTGCCAATGAAGGACTGGAATACCTCCTGCGCGTGGAAGAGGAACGAAGGGAAGAAATCATAGAAGAAGATACCTTGGCAGTGGTTATTGCCAGGGCAGGTTCTCCTGAGCCGCTGGTCCGGGCTGATCGGGTAGATAAATTAACGGAGGAAGATTTTGGAGGCCCATTACATTGCATTATGATACCGGGGGATTTGCACTTTCTGGAGGCCGAGGGACTGGTGGTATTGGGGAACGCACCAGAATTCATTCTGGAAGAAGATTAA
- a CDS encoding class I SAM-dependent methyltransferase yields the protein MIGLKVPKNEANRIRLLLQEKAILDHDWKIRRWEDHVYLPLTQEPDNDFLEEIGLDMGNIVDTEFEEVKRRPRNMENYLQGKIPQRKMEEFKKSFDIMGDVVILEIPGDLEEEKYLIGDAALRFTKRRSVYRKKSAIKGVVRTRELEHLAGEDIPETVHREYDSRIMLDVKKVYFSPRLATERRIIGDQVTDGEVIIDMFTGVGPFAINIARRPQLKNVEIYAIDINPSAIHYLKENIELNKVQGKINPLLGDVAEVLKDLDVKADRIIMNLPGTASKFLQVAVEHLKPGGVLNYYQFSRDYEDPIKRVEEAAYPRQVEVLGKRKVKSRSPGVWHVAIDARIT from the coding sequence ATGATTGGATTAAAGGTCCCTAAAAATGAAGCTAACCGTATCCGCCTCCTTCTACAGGAGAAGGCAATTCTGGATCATGATTGGAAAATCAGACGCTGGGAGGACCACGTGTACCTCCCCCTAACTCAAGAACCTGATAATGATTTTTTGGAAGAAATTGGGCTTGATATGGGTAATATTGTGGATACTGAATTTGAAGAAGTTAAAAGGCGACCCCGGAATATGGAAAATTACCTCCAGGGAAAGATACCACAGAGAAAGATGGAGGAGTTCAAAAAATCCTTTGATATTATGGGGGATGTGGTGATCCTGGAGATTCCTGGAGACCTGGAGGAAGAGAAGTACCTCATTGGTGATGCTGCCCTTAGATTCACCAAAAGAAGGTCTGTTTATCGTAAAAAAAGTGCGATTAAGGGTGTTGTCCGCACTAGGGAATTGGAACATCTTGCTGGTGAGGATATCCCTGAAACCGTCCACCGGGAATATGATTCCCGGATAATGCTGGATGTGAAGAAGGTTTATTTCAGTCCCCGTCTGGCCACGGAAAGACGGATCATTGGGGATCAGGTCACAGATGGTGAGGTGATTATTGACATGTTCACTGGGGTGGGTCCCTTTGCAATTAACATTGCCCGTAGACCCCAACTCAAAAATGTGGAGATATACGCCATAGACATCAACCCATCAGCAATTCATTACCTCAAGGAAAATATTGAGTTAAACAAGGTGCAGGGAAAGATTAACCCACTCTTGGGTGATGTGGCTGAAGTTTTAAAGGATCTGGATGTGAAGGCAGACCGGATTATTATGAATTTGCCGGGAACCGCCTCCAAGTTCCTGCAAGTGGCAGTGGAGCATTTAAAACCCGGAGGGGTTCTTAATTATTATCAGTTCAGCCGTGACTATGAAGATCCTATCAAAAGGGTTGAAGAGGCAGCCTATCCCCGCCAGGTTGAGGTTCTGGGTAAACGGAAAGTCAAGTCCCGTAGTCCCGGAGTATGGCATGTGGCCATTGATGCCAGAATCACCTGA
- the mtnA gene encoding S-methyl-5-thioribose-1-phosphate isomerase, with protein sequence MKTMYWKDDLLYLLDQTLLPHETEYLVCGTYQDVITAIKTMVVRGAPAIGVAAAFGMALAFLADEDMEEAAQKMKDARPTAVNLFWAVDRVMGSDDPLKEALLIYEEDMDTNRRMGRYGAAVIDDGDTILTHCNAGALACVDYGTALGVIRAANEEGKNINVVCDETRPVLQGARLSVWEMQQENIPVKLIVDGAAGRLMQEGEINKVVIGADRVAKGGIANKIGSLMVALAAKRFNVPFYVAAPKSTFDSENSIYDTVVEERDPMEVLAFAGCIAAPLGTQVRNPSFDVVPSDLITGIITEDGIVDPF encoded by the coding sequence ATGAAAACCATGTACTGGAAGGATGACCTTCTTTACCTATTAGATCAGACTTTACTTCCCCACGAAACAGAATACCTTGTGTGCGGAACATATCAAGATGTTATAACTGCCATTAAAACCATGGTGGTCCGGGGAGCCCCAGCTATTGGTGTGGCCGCTGCCTTTGGGATGGCTCTGGCCTTTTTGGCAGATGAAGATATGGAAGAAGCAGCCCAAAAAATGAAAGACGCTAGACCAACAGCAGTGAACCTGTTCTGGGCAGTGGACCGGGTTATGGGATCAGATGATCCTCTTAAAGAAGCATTACTAATATATGAAGAAGATATGGATACCAACCGACGCATGGGCAGATACGGAGCCGCAGTGATCGATGATGGTGACACCATACTGACCCACTGTAATGCCGGGGCACTGGCCTGTGTGGATTACGGCACAGCATTAGGGGTTATCCGCGCAGCCAATGAGGAAGGGAAAAACATCAATGTGGTGTGTGATGAAACCCGACCAGTACTCCAGGGAGCCAGACTGAGTGTCTGGGAAATGCAACAGGAAAACATACCAGTGAAACTCATCGTGGATGGTGCTGCCGGCCGTCTTATGCAGGAAGGAGAGATAAATAAGGTGGTCATAGGGGCAGACCGGGTGGCTAAAGGTGGAATAGCCAACAAAATAGGATCACTCATGGTGGCACTGGCAGCCAAACGATTCAACGTACCATTCTATGTGGCTGCACCTAAAAGCACCTTCGACAGTGAAAACAGCATATACGATACTGTGGTAGAAGAACGCGATCCTATGGAAGTTTTAGCCTTTGCTGGATGTATTGCAGCACCATTAGGTACCCAGGTTCGTAACCCCTCATTTGATGTGGTGCCCAGCGACCTTATAACCGGTATTATAACTGAAGATGGAATTGTGGATCCTTTCTGA
- a CDS encoding radical SAM protein yields MNESKFAHITRVHPCFNEKMHDKVGRVHLPIAPRCNIQCNFCTRELNKCEQRPGVSSRVMTVEEAVIHVAKVIKEMPISVVGVAGPGDALANPETLEFFRIIDKKFPDLIKCMSTNGLLLADMAEEVAEVNVSTITVTVNAVDPEIGKNIYSRAVYDGKVYQGEEAFKIISEKQLEGIEKISKLGVVVKVNSVLIPGLNDEHIEDIAREVKKRGASLMNVIPLIPLYKMKDYPKPGCDELSNVRDKVEETIPVFRACTQCRADAYGVPGKEDKHLDMTPASHY; encoded by the coding sequence ATGAATGAATCTAAATTCGCACATATAACCCGTGTACATCCATGTTTTAATGAAAAAATGCATGACAAGGTGGGAAGAGTTCATCTGCCCATCGCACCTCGCTGTAATATACAGTGCAACTTCTGCACCCGTGAACTTAACAAATGTGAACAACGCCCTGGAGTATCCTCCAGGGTAATGACGGTGGAAGAAGCAGTAATCCATGTAGCTAAGGTTATCAAGGAAATGCCCATCAGCGTGGTGGGAGTAGCCGGACCCGGCGATGCCCTGGCCAACCCCGAAACACTGGAATTCTTCCGAATAATCGATAAAAAATTCCCAGACCTTATAAAGTGTATGAGTACCAATGGCCTCCTACTTGCAGATATGGCTGAGGAAGTGGCCGAAGTAAACGTCAGCACCATCACCGTAACTGTCAATGCAGTGGACCCTGAAATTGGTAAAAACATATATTCCAGAGCAGTTTATGATGGTAAGGTCTACCAGGGAGAGGAAGCATTCAAGATCATATCCGAAAAACAATTAGAAGGAATCGAAAAGATATCCAAACTGGGAGTGGTGGTCAAGGTTAACAGCGTCCTCATACCCGGCCTTAACGATGAACACATTGAAGACATCGCCAGGGAAGTGAAAAAACGAGGTGCCAGTTTGATGAACGTCATACCGCTCATACCCTTATATAAAATGAAGGATTATCCCAAACCGGGATGTGATGAACTCTCCAATGTAAGGGATAAAGTGGAAGAAACCATACCAGTCTTCCGTGCCTGCACCCAGTGCCGGGCCGATGCCTACGGAGTCCCTGGAAAAGAGGATAAACACCTGGACATGACCCCAGCCAGCCATTACTAG
- a CDS encoding methanogenesis marker 17 protein, whose protein sequence is MQVECYDENGREVYDMITRHILQEVQVVRAVKDIQIYVDPREPVFIIVVQYEKTSPPVVMEDFAEYEYDAEANEAFIKIKDENYLPELLKKLWEIEGRNKIHQPSRFEVIVDDPQIKLEGLVVHNPEEDLKKKVYDAIFRIIPEGFRVVDHYSQGNIIALTCSDEYIKEEYLEKTRQIIKKMEENKKSY, encoded by the coding sequence ATGCAGGTAGAATGCTACGATGAAAATGGGCGTGAAGTCTACGATATGATCACTAGACACATACTCCAGGAAGTACAAGTAGTTCGCGCAGTGAAAGATATTCAAATATACGTGGATCCCCGTGAACCAGTGTTTATCATCGTGGTCCAGTATGAAAAAACATCCCCTCCAGTGGTCATGGAGGACTTTGCAGAATACGAATACGATGCTGAAGCCAACGAAGCTTTCATAAAGATAAAAGATGAAAACTATCTACCCGAACTTCTGAAAAAACTCTGGGAAATTGAGGGAAGGAATAAAATACATCAACCCAGCCGTTTCGAGGTTATTGTTGATGACCCTCAGATTAAACTGGAAGGACTGGTGGTCCACAACCCTGAAGAAGACCTTAAGAAGAAGGTCTATGATGCCATTTTCAGGATTATTCCCGAAGGATTCCGGGTGGTGGATCACTACTCCCAGGGCAACATCATTGCCCTTACCTGTTCCGATGAGTACATCAAGGAAGAATACCTGGAAAAAACTCGCCAGATCATTAAAAAAATGGAAGAGAATAAAAAATCATATTAA
- a CDS encoding methanogenesis marker 15 protein has translation MVKIAQISCGTEYSGVQKEIEKAAATFGAEIVIPEADLDYIDEAYHKFGFNAASSSIRLMIARAMSLAEGKSDADAVFIATCFRCAEGALVRNEVRRFIQENTNLPVVTYSFTERTKADELFIRMEALSTIVARKSLLAREKQEGLTLGIDSGSTTTKVVLMENNKIIGTGWLPTTDVIGCSKDGMDQAFKDTGYKFDDVDGVGVTGYGRLTIGKHLNAALIQEELSVNSKGAVYLAGHQKGEATVLDIGGMDNKVITVNDGIPDNFTMGGICAGASGRFLEITARRLGVDISELGPLALKGDFKKAILNSYCIVFGIQDLVTSLAAGGAKEDVAAAACHSVAEQVYEQQLQEIDVREPLIQVGGTSLIGGLVEAVSTVLGGMDVIVPEYSQYIGAVGGALLVSGLGDKTDFGAKK, from the coding sequence ATGGTAAAAATAGCTCAAATTTCATGCGGAACCGAGTACAGTGGGGTTCAGAAAGAGATTGAAAAGGCAGCAGCCACATTTGGAGCTGAGATTGTTATCCCTGAAGCCGACCTGGACTACATTGACGAAGCATACCATAAGTTCGGATTCAATGCTGCCAGTAGCAGCATAAGGTTAATGATTGCCAGAGCCATGTCTCTGGCTGAAGGAAAATCAGATGCAGATGCAGTTTTCATAGCCACCTGTTTCAGATGTGCTGAAGGAGCCCTGGTCAGAAATGAAGTAAGGCGATTCATACAGGAGAACACTAACTTACCTGTGGTCACATATTCATTCACTGAACGAACCAAGGCCGATGAACTCTTCATTAGGATGGAAGCCCTCTCCACCATCGTAGCCAGAAAAAGCCTACTGGCCAGGGAAAAACAGGAAGGACTCACCCTAGGGATAGATTCTGGTTCAACTACCACTAAAGTGGTGTTAATGGAAAATAACAAGATCATAGGAACAGGATGGCTACCAACCACCGATGTTATAGGCTGTTCCAAGGATGGAATGGATCAGGCTTTCAAGGACACTGGTTATAAATTCGATGATGTGGATGGTGTGGGAGTCACCGGTTACGGGCGGCTGACCATTGGTAAACACCTGAATGCTGCTCTTATACAAGAAGAACTCTCTGTTAACTCTAAAGGGGCAGTTTACCTGGCAGGACACCAGAAAGGTGAAGCCACTGTACTGGATATAGGTGGTATGGATAACAAAGTCATTACAGTCAATGACGGAATCCCTGATAACTTCACCATGGGGGGAATATGTGCTGGAGCCTCAGGAAGATTCCTGGAAATCACCGCCCGACGTTTAGGGGTGGATATAAGTGAACTTGGGCCTCTTGCTCTCAAGGGAGACTTTAAAAAAGCAATCCTGAACAGTTACTGCATAGTATTCGGTATTCAGGACCTGGTCACTTCTCTGGCTGCAGGTGGTGCTAAAGAGGATGTAGCTGCAGCTGCCTGTCATTCTGTAGCGGAACAGGTCTACGAACAGCAATTACAGGAAATTGATGTGCGAGAGCCCCTGATCCAGGTAGGGGGAACCAGCCTAATCGGGGGACTGGTGGAAGCAGTTAGTACAGTCCTGGGAGGAATGGATGTTATTGTACCTGAATACTCCCAGTACATTGGAGCTGTTGGAGGAGCCCTACTTGTTTCTGGATTGGGAGATAAGACAGATTTTGGGGCTAAAAAATAA
- a CDS encoding methanogenesis marker 5 protein: MKIAVFPPNSLILADMVERRGHEPLVIQKEIRKKVTDPEIDSPPFNITEEEPIKGLKYAAIEVPSGVRGRMAIFGPIIDEAEAAIIMEDAPYGFGCIGCARTNELSMYFLRKRGIPVLEIHYPKTREETMEVVNRINTFLDELDKSDDSEEPGKTNETQEGKTKEQVEE, translated from the coding sequence GTGAAAATAGCTGTTTTCCCACCTAACTCATTGATACTGGCAGATATGGTGGAGCGAAGGGGTCATGAGCCCCTGGTAATCCAGAAAGAAATCCGTAAGAAGGTCACTGACCCGGAAATAGACTCACCTCCATTTAACATCACTGAGGAAGAACCCATCAAAGGCCTGAAATACGCAGCAATTGAAGTTCCATCTGGGGTGAGGGGAAGAATGGCCATATTCGGGCCGATTATTGACGAAGCTGAAGCAGCTATAATTATGGAAGACGCCCCTTATGGTTTTGGATGTATAGGATGTGCCCGTACCAATGAACTTTCAATGTACTTCCTGCGCAAAAGAGGTATTCCAGTTCTGGAAATCCACTACCCAAAAACCAGGGAAGAAACCATGGAAGTGGTTAACCGTATCAACACATTCCTGGACGAGTTAGACAAATCAGATGATTCTGAAGAACCTGGAAAAACCAATGAAACTCAAGAGGGAAAGACCAAGGAGCAGGTGGAGGAATAA
- a CDS encoding DUF2111 domain-containing protein, which yields MNINPSSTGEELVAMAMAIHQLVNGLPMTMRTLNNPGVRIEGGKVLDYNYTGPILEEVLKSGEMVQKIPESGEYKDTPVVVVPIIEEGHIIAAMGVVDITKGIYSDIMEITRRPEGFTESRGGLQ from the coding sequence ATGAATATCAATCCATCCTCAACTGGAGAAGAACTGGTAGCAATGGCAATGGCCATTCACCAACTGGTAAACGGACTCCCCATGACCATGCGCACACTTAACAATCCCGGTGTACGCATTGAAGGTGGAAAGGTTCTGGATTATAACTACACCGGACCAATCCTGGAAGAAGTGCTAAAAAGCGGTGAAATGGTTCAAAAAATACCAGAAAGTGGGGAATATAAAGACACACCCGTGGTAGTGGTTCCCATAATAGAAGAAGGCCATATCATCGCAGCAATGGGAGTAGTGGACATTACCAAGGGAATTTACAGTGATATAATGGAGATTACAAGAAGACCAGAAGGATTCACCGAGTCCAGGGGTGGTCTACAGTGA
- a CDS encoding methanogenesis marker 6 protein encodes MSPENDKVTRMFVLGPKAQLSQSELVGKLHMLELPLTIKSTCYGAVIHGEEKDVLEAVNRIRKLDPSNIFTKDRGFPPGDPRRCRAKRGAAREGFHQLEKEYELLEYVCDALENPEKVNLEEPEKITPDEFKKIAQECEK; translated from the coding sequence ATGTCACCAGAAAATGATAAAGTCACCAGGATGTTTGTATTAGGGCCAAAGGCCCAGCTAAGCCAGAGCGAACTGGTGGGAAAACTGCACATGCTAGAATTGCCCCTAACCATTAAATCCACTTGTTACGGTGCAGTGATACATGGGGAAGAAAAGGATGTGTTAGAAGCAGTAAACCGAATAAGAAAACTGGACCCATCTAACATTTTCACCAAAGACCGGGGATTCCCACCAGGAGACCCTAGAAGATGCCGTGCAAAACGAGGTGCGGCCAGGGAAGGATTCCACCAGCTAGAGAAGGAATATGAACTACTGGAATATGTGTGTGACGCCCTGGAAAACCCGGAAAAAGTGAACCTGGAAGAACCAGAGAAAATTACCCCTGATGAATTTAAAAAAATTGCCCAGGAGTGTGAAAAATGA